In one window of Methanoculleus chikugoensis DNA:
- a CDS encoding energy-coupling factor transporter transmembrane protein EcfT, protein MQDPRLRLLSVAVLSLAAFASTAGAAAALVWWLLFTPRTKSLPRPGVLLPLVGMIAATALVSAWGGGAGLSYLFRMTVILLLAAWAYAETEDGEVLAVAVWALGNRVGFEIGLVAEMGISGISVLRQEIEQVRTAMALKGVRPGIRWIVPLAVTLIVTEIRRADETARLLVVRGYTTGGKICPRFRTDPLDVPAGIMTIIPALLSTLPLRDVFILVG, encoded by the coding sequence ATGCAGGATCCGCGGCTGAGGCTTCTTTCCGTCGCCGTCCTCTCGCTCGCAGCGTTCGCGAGCACCGCGGGAGCCGCCGCCGCACTCGTCTGGTGGCTGCTGTTTACACCGCGCACAAAATCGCTCCCCCGGCCGGGGGTGCTGTTGCCGCTCGTTGGAATGATCGCCGCAACGGCGCTCGTCTCCGCGTGGGGCGGCGGCGCGGGGCTTTCCTACCTCTTCCGGATGACCGTGATCCTTCTCCTCGCCGCGTGGGCGTATGCCGAGACGGAGGATGGAGAAGTGCTTGCCGTGGCGGTCTGGGCTCTCGGGAACCGGGTGGGGTTCGAGATCGGGCTCGTCGCCGAGATGGGAATTTCCGGCATTTCCGTGCTCCGTCAGGAGATCGAACAGGTGCGGACGGCGATGGCACTGAAAGGTGTCCGGCCCGGCATCCGTTGGATCGTACCGCTCGCCGTCACCCTCATCGTCACAGAGATCCGGCGGGCCGACGAGACTGCACGGCTGCTTGTGGTACGGGGGTACACGACCGGGGGGAAGATATGTCCCCGGTTCAGGACGGATCCTCTGGACGTCCCCGCCGGAATAATGACCATAATACCCGCCCTTTTATCGACTCTCCCTCTTCGCGACGTTTTTATATTAGTAGGATGA
- the oadA gene encoding sodium-extruding oxaloacetate decarboxylase subunit alpha, with amino-acid sequence MCAAKSDSLNITDTTLRDAHQSLIATRLRTEDMLPLARAIDEVGFFSVEAWGGATFDSCIRFLNDDPWERLRVLKAELERTPIQMLLRGQNLVGYRHYPDDVVEKFVEASARNGVDIFRVFDALNDIRNMKKAMAEVKNVGAHLQGAISYTTSPVHSVATFVEMAEELYSLGCDSICIKDMAGLIMPHDARDLIAGIKKTADVKVCLHSHCTSGVAPLSYQAAIDAGVDILDTAMSPFAFGTSQPPTESIVASVAGTARDTGIDLLPLRKVRNVCREMREKYEPLFNAIADRVDSDVLIYQLPGGMISNLVSQLKEQDALDRLDEVFHEVPRVREDLGYPPLVTPTSQIVGTQAVFNVLMNGERYRNVTNEVKDYVLGLYGRPPAPISPEIRKMIIGDEKPITVRPADQLAPIYEQMKKEATEQGLVNREEDVLTYILYPSIAPSFLRGERQPEAIPEKAATAPAGVAEIPRSMEVEVDGEIFSVRIVTVEGGSVTAPSAAASSARAPRGDVAGGVKSNMQGMVLKLMVERGGAVRKGDTLIVLEAMKMENPIPSPRDGTVSEIFVNAGDVVQNGDVLMVIE; translated from the coding sequence ATGTGTGCTGCCAAATCAGATTCACTCAATATCACCGATACCACGCTTAGGGACGCGCATCAGTCGCTCATCGCTACCCGCCTCCGGACTGAGGACATGCTCCCTCTCGCCCGGGCCATCGACGAAGTGGGCTTCTTCTCCGTCGAGGCCTGGGGCGGGGCGACCTTTGACAGCTGCATCAGGTTCCTCAACGACGATCCCTGGGAACGTCTTCGGGTGCTGAAGGCAGAGCTCGAGCGCACCCCGATCCAGATGCTTCTGCGGGGCCAGAACCTCGTGGGCTATCGGCACTACCCCGATGACGTGGTGGAAAAGTTCGTAGAGGCGTCGGCGCGAAACGGGGTCGACATCTTCCGGGTCTTCGACGCACTGAACGATATCCGGAACATGAAGAAAGCGATGGCGGAGGTCAAGAACGTCGGGGCGCACCTGCAGGGTGCGATCTCCTATACGACGAGCCCCGTCCATTCCGTCGCGACGTTCGTTGAGATGGCGGAAGAACTCTACTCGCTCGGCTGCGACTCGATCTGTATCAAGGACATGGCCGGCCTGATCATGCCGCACGATGCCCGCGACCTCATTGCCGGGATCAAGAAGACGGCGGATGTCAAAGTCTGCCTTCACTCCCACTGCACGAGCGGCGTCGCGCCCCTGAGTTACCAGGCGGCGATCGACGCGGGCGTGGATATCCTGGATACGGCAATGTCGCCGTTTGCCTTCGGCACCTCCCAGCCTCCGACGGAGAGCATCGTCGCAAGCGTTGCCGGGACGGCGCGCGATACCGGGATCGATCTTCTCCCGCTCCGGAAAGTCAGGAACGTCTGCCGCGAGATGCGGGAGAAGTACGAGCCGCTCTTCAACGCCATCGCGGACCGGGTCGACTCGGACGTTCTGATCTACCAGCTCCCGGGCGGGATGATCTCGAACCTTGTCTCGCAACTCAAAGAGCAGGACGCGCTCGACCGTCTTGACGAGGTGTTCCACGAAGTTCCCCGCGTGAGGGAGGATCTCGGCTACCCGCCGCTCGTTACGCCGACGAGCCAGATCGTGGGCACCCAGGCGGTCTTCAACGTCCTCATGAACGGGGAGCGCTACCGGAACGTGACGAATGAGGTGAAGGACTACGTCCTCGGCCTCTACGGTCGCCCTCCCGCCCCGATCAGTCCGGAGATCCGGAAGATGATCATCGGCGACGAGAAGCCGATTACGGTTCGTCCGGCGGATCAACTCGCGCCCATCTACGAGCAGATGAAGAAGGAGGCGACGGAACAGGGTCTCGTCAACCGGGAAGAGGATGTCCTCACCTACATCCTCTACCCGAGCATCGCGCCGTCGTTCCTCCGGGGCGAACGCCAGCCGGAGGCGATCCCTGAGAAGGCGGCTACAGCACCTGCCGGGGTTGCGGAGATCCCCCGCTCCATGGAGGTGGAGGTGGACGGCGAGATCTTCTCGGTCCGGATCGTCACCGTGGAGGGGGGCTCGGTCACGGCTCCGTCGGCCGCCGCCTCGTCGGCCAGGGCTCCCCGCGGGGACGTCGCCGGCGGTGTGAAGAGCAACATGCAGGGCATGGTCCTGAAGTTGATGGTCGAGCGCGGAGGCGCCGTCAGGAAGGGCGACACGCTCATCGTCCTCGAGGCGATGAAGATGGAGAACCCCATCCCCAGCCCCCGTGACGGCACGGTCTCGGAGATCTTCGTGAACGCCGGGGACGTCGTACAGAACGGTGACGTGCTGATGGTCATTGAGTGA
- a CDS encoding acetyl-CoA carboxylase biotin carboxylase subunit: MKYFDKILIANRGEIAIRVMRACRELDIDTVAIYSEPDRNALHVKYADEAFCVGEAHPSKSYLNKERICDVALKTGAEAIHPGYGFLAENAGFAKLVEEEGLTFIGPSWKTIEALGSKIGSKQMMREAGVPVLPGTPEGVTSVDEAKKVAAEIGYPVVVKASAGGGGIGMHIVESEGELEEAIDAGMRIAQSAFGDPTVFVEKYLAKPRHIEIQVLADANGHTVHLYDRECSIQRRHQKLLEEAPCPIMTPALREQMTASAIAAAKAANYKNAGTVEFLYSNGKHYFMEVNTRLQVEHTVTEFITGIDMVKQQIAIAAGEDLAMDQEDISMRGHAIECRINAEDPLNNFTADPGKIVRYRSPGGPGIRVDSGIHMGYTIPAHYDSMISKLCAWGSNREEAIQRMRRAIYEYVVLGVKTTLPLHYAIMHNAHFIAGNTHTHFLQEEHIATSLRRYLHEEEARMQTLAASLRQGKHVAAITAAVDVYIQRNSK; the protein is encoded by the coding sequence ATGAAATACTTTGACAAGATCCTGATCGCCAATCGCGGCGAGATCGCCATCCGGGTCATGCGCGCCTGCCGGGAACTGGACATCGACACGGTCGCGATCTACTCCGAGCCGGACAGGAACGCGCTTCACGTCAAGTATGCCGACGAGGCGTTCTGCGTCGGGGAGGCGCACCCGTCGAAGAGTTACCTCAACAAGGAGCGGATCTGCGATGTGGCTCTGAAGACCGGGGCCGAGGCGATCCACCCGGGCTACGGGTTCCTCGCGGAGAACGCCGGGTTTGCGAAACTGGTCGAGGAGGAGGGGCTGACGTTCATCGGGCCGTCGTGGAAGACGATCGAGGCGTTGGGCTCGAAGATCGGGTCGAAGCAGATGATGCGCGAGGCCGGCGTCCCAGTCCTTCCGGGCACGCCGGAGGGCGTGACGAGCGTCGACGAGGCAAAAAAGGTCGCCGCCGAGATCGGCTATCCGGTAGTCGTGAAGGCAAGTGCGGGCGGCGGCGGTATCGGCATGCACATCGTCGAGAGCGAGGGAGAACTCGAAGAGGCGATTGACGCGGGGATGCGGATTGCCCAGTCGGCCTTCGGGGACCCAACGGTCTTCGTGGAGAAGTACCTCGCGAAACCGCGCCATATCGAGATCCAGGTTCTTGCCGACGCGAACGGGCACACCGTTCACCTCTACGACCGCGAGTGCTCGATCCAGCGCCGGCACCAGAAACTGCTCGAGGAGGCGCCCTGCCCGATCATGACGCCCGCTCTCCGGGAGCAGATGACTGCGTCGGCCATCGCGGCCGCAAAGGCGGCGAACTACAAGAACGCCGGCACGGTGGAGTTCCTCTACTCGAACGGGAAGCACTACTTCATGGAGGTGAACACCCGGCTGCAGGTGGAGCACACGGTCACGGAGTTCATCACCGGGATCGATATGGTGAAGCAGCAGATCGCGATCGCGGCCGGGGAAGACCTCGCGATGGACCAGGAGGACATCAGTATGCGGGGGCATGCGATCGAGTGCCGGATCAACGCGGAGGACCCGCTGAACAACTTCACCGCCGACCCGGGCAAGATCGTCCGCTACCGCTCTCCGGGCGGCCCGGGGATACGGGTTGACTCCGGCATCCACATGGGTTACACCATCCCGGCGCACTACGACTCGATGATCTCGAAACTCTGCGCCTGGGGCTCCAACCGCGAGGAGGCGATCCAGCGAATGCGCCGGGCGATCTACGAGTACGTCGTCCTGGGGGTGAAGACAACGCTCCCGCTCCATTACGCGATCATGCACAACGCCCACTTCATCGCCGGCAACACCCACACGCACTTCCTGCAGGAGGAGCACATCGCGACGAGCCTGCGCCGCTACCTCCACGAGGAGGAGGCGCGTATGCAGACGCTGGCCGCCTCGCTCCGCCAGGGGAAGCACGTGGCGGCGATCACTGCGGCGGTCGATGTGTATATCCAGAGAAACTCGAAGTAA
- a CDS encoding type I restriction-modification system subunit M: MEQSQLNWIVNFIWGIADDVLRDLYVRGKYRDVILPMTVIRRLDSVLEPTKQAVLEMKSTLDAAGITNQDQALRQAAGQAFYNTSKFTLRDLRARSSQQQLKADFEAYLDGFSPNVQDILENFEFRNQIPRLSKADRLGTLIEKFLDPTINLSPEPAHAADGSVRLPALDNHAMGTIFEELIRRFNEENNEEAGEHWTPRDAVRLMARLVFLPIADEIESGTYLLYDGACGTGGMLTVADETLMEIAREHGKQVTTHLYGQEINAETYAIAKADFLLKGDGDEADNLVGGPEYSTLANDAFPSHEFDFMLSNPPYGKSWKTDLERMGGKSGMKDPRFIIEHADDPEYSLVTRSSDGQMLFLANMLSKMKHNTRLGSRIAEVHNGSSLFTGDAGQGESNIRRWIIENDWLEAIVALPLNMFYNTGIATYIWVLSNRKPEHRRGKVQLIDATQWYKPLRKNLGKKNCQFSEEDCQRICDVFLAFEETEQSKIFENAAFGYWKVTVERPLRLKGIDGERAYNAKEIKALKENCERDEKAPAVIKKIHRPGKVEPDPLRGLFEAVIDGKRCVVEYEPDGDFRDTEQIPLLEEGDIEAFLRREVLPYAPDAWFDESSVKTGYEISFNRYFYKPQPMRTLEEIRADILAVRKESEGLLDDIVGGGQP; the protein is encoded by the coding sequence ATGGAACAATCACAACTGAACTGGATCGTTAATTTCATCTGGGGAATCGCAGACGACGTTCTCCGCGACCTCTACGTTCGCGGTAAATATCGCGACGTTATACTGCCGATGACTGTCATACGGCGCCTGGATTCCGTGCTCGAGCCGACAAAGCAGGCTGTGCTCGAGATGAAGAGCACACTCGATGCGGCAGGGATCACCAACCAGGATCAGGCTCTCAGGCAGGCTGCAGGGCAGGCGTTTTACAATACTTCAAAGTTCACGCTCCGCGACCTGCGTGCTCGTTCAAGCCAGCAGCAACTTAAGGCTGATTTTGAGGCTTATCTCGATGGATTCTCCCCTAACGTACAGGATATTCTCGAAAACTTCGAGTTTCGTAATCAGATCCCCCGTCTCTCGAAAGCCGACAGGCTTGGAACTCTCATCGAGAAGTTCCTCGACCCGACGATCAACCTGAGCCCTGAACCGGCCCATGCGGCCGATGGTTCGGTACGGCTTCCCGCCCTCGACAACCATGCCATGGGTACTATCTTCGAGGAACTCATACGCCGTTTTAACGAAGAAAACAATGAAGAAGCCGGCGAACACTGGACACCTCGCGACGCCGTGAGGCTGATGGCTCGACTCGTCTTCCTGCCGATCGCCGATGAGATCGAATCTGGTACCTATCTGCTCTACGACGGCGCCTGTGGAACCGGCGGCATGCTCACGGTAGCCGATGAGACCCTGATGGAGATTGCCCGCGAGCATGGCAAGCAGGTTACCACCCACCTTTACGGCCAGGAGATCAACGCCGAGACCTATGCCATTGCCAAGGCCGACTTCCTGCTCAAAGGTGACGGTGACGAAGCGGATAACCTGGTCGGCGGCCCTGAGTACTCGACGCTCGCGAACGATGCCTTCCCTTCCCACGAGTTCGACTTTATGCTCTCCAACCCGCCCTACGGCAAGAGCTGGAAGACCGATCTGGAGCGTATGGGTGGCAAGAGCGGGATGAAGGATCCGCGTTTCATCATCGAGCATGCGGACGACCCGGAATATTCGCTTGTAACCCGGTCAAGCGACGGTCAGATGCTCTTCCTTGCGAACATGCTCTCCAAGATGAAGCACAACACCCGGCTTGGCAGCCGCATCGCCGAAGTCCACAACGGCTCCTCGCTTTTCACTGGCGACGCCGGTCAGGGGGAGAGCAATATCCGCCGCTGGATCATCGAGAATGACTGGCTCGAAGCAATCGTTGCACTGCCGCTGAATATGTTCTACAACACCGGCATCGCGACCTACATCTGGGTGCTCTCGAACCGCAAGCCGGAACACCGACGCGGGAAGGTGCAACTCATCGACGCTACGCAGTGGTACAAGCCGCTCCGGAAGAACCTGGGCAAGAAGAACTGCCAGTTCTCCGAGGAGGACTGCCAGCGGATCTGTGACGTCTTCCTCGCGTTTGAGGAGACCGAGCAGTCGAAGATCTTTGAAAACGCTGCATTCGGCTACTGGAAGGTGACGGTCGAGCGCCCCCTGAGGCTCAAGGGTATCGATGGAGAGCGCGCCTATAATGCCAAAGAGATCAAGGCGCTCAAGGAAAACTGTGAGCGTGACGAGAAGGCCCCGGCGGTAATAAAAAAGATCCACAGGCCCGGCAAGGTTGAACCGGACCCGCTCCGCGGGCTCTTCGAGGCCGTCATCGACGGCAAACGCTGTGTTGTGGAATATGAGCCGGATGGCGACTTTCGTGACACCGAGCAGATACCGCTCCTGGAAGAAGGCGACATCGAGGCCTTCCTCCGCCGCGAGGTGCTCCCCTACGCACCGGACGCCTGGTTCGACGAGTCGAGCGTGAAGACCGGCTACGAGATCAGTTTCAACCGCTACTTCTACAAACCCCAGCCGATGCGGACGCTGGAGGAGATACGGGCCGATATCCTGGCGGTGCGGAAGGAGAGCGAGGGGTTGCTGGATGATATCGTTGGAGGAGGTCAACCATGA
- a CDS encoding SIR2 family protein has product MIPEASEQILKCHDDYTPVRFCADSGTTVEAQSFKLKEGSACSWMKQGEPFGPDKLRSRIEPWLTALFQSEHQSVLVGSGLTHALHVMATSNGLPGMSLATFGAFGDEITAEAKRSAEAAGRGDGNIEDQIRVANELLRGLEIIASKENGSEQYVSRLRSDLTHVLSDFASSILKGEAGVISADPVKRELAFNYLVSFLMSFASRSGTRDRLHLFTTNYDRCIEAGADVAGLRLIDRFVGTLAPIFRSSRLDIDMHYNPPGIRGEPRYLEGVARFTKLHGSVDWVDYNKTIQRIGLPFGAQDLNPYLNTPGLQGAGAMQLMIYPNASKDRETASYPYVELFRDFAAATCRPNSTLICYGYSFGDEHINRVIEDMLTIPSAHLVVIAYSDPLDRIMRTYEKLGRPAQMTLLIGNHLGDFQTLVDHYLPKPAIDRTTFRMAELLKARWGTVQDGGDIDSTKSKSEGDPAP; this is encoded by the coding sequence ATGATTCCGGAGGCAAGCGAACAGATTCTCAAATGCCATGACGATTATACCCCTGTACGGTTTTGTGCTGATAGTGGCACAACCGTAGAGGCGCAATCGTTCAAATTGAAGGAGGGCTCGGCATGTTCATGGATGAAGCAGGGAGAGCCTTTTGGTCCTGACAAGTTGAGGTCACGCATCGAGCCGTGGTTGACCGCTCTTTTTCAGTCAGAGCATCAATCTGTGCTTGTGGGTTCTGGTTTAACTCACGCTCTCCATGTGATGGCAACTAGCAACGGTTTGCCTGGAATGAGTTTAGCCACCTTTGGCGCCTTTGGCGATGAAATCACTGCTGAAGCGAAGCGTTCTGCTGAGGCTGCGGGACGTGGTGACGGGAATATTGAAGATCAGATCCGCGTAGCTAATGAGTTGCTTCGGGGACTTGAAATTATAGCATCGAAAGAAAACGGCTCTGAACAGTATGTTTCACGATTACGAAGCGATTTGACGCATGTTCTTAGCGATTTCGCAAGTTCTATTCTCAAAGGAGAAGCAGGTGTAATTTCCGCGGACCCTGTTAAGCGTGAATTAGCTTTCAATTACCTCGTCAGTTTTCTGATGAGCTTTGCTAGCCGTTCCGGCACTCGCGACCGCTTGCATCTCTTCACGACCAATTATGACCGCTGCATTGAAGCGGGAGCTGATGTGGCGGGATTGCGCCTGATCGACCGCTTTGTCGGTACACTTGCGCCTATCTTCCGGTCTTCACGCCTTGACATAGATATGCATTACAACCCCCCAGGTATCCGTGGAGAACCGCGATACCTAGAGGGCGTCGCCCGATTCACGAAACTGCATGGATCTGTGGATTGGGTGGATTACAATAAGACCATTCAACGGATAGGACTTCCTTTTGGCGCTCAAGACCTCAATCCTTACCTGAATACCCCAGGATTGCAAGGTGCCGGGGCAATGCAGCTCATGATCTACCCAAATGCTTCCAAAGATCGGGAGACCGCATCGTACCCCTACGTCGAGTTGTTCCGTGACTTTGCAGCGGCGACGTGTCGGCCAAACAGCACCTTGATCTGTTACGGCTACAGTTTCGGCGATGAGCATATCAATCGCGTGATCGAGGATATGTTGACAATCCCATCGGCGCATCTGGTGGTGATAGCATACAGTGATCCCCTCGATAGGATCATGCGTACTTACGAGAAATTGGGCAGGCCTGCCCAGATGACGCTTCTGATTGGAAACCATCTTGGCGACTTCCAGACACTTGTAGATCACTACCTGCCGAAACCGGCAATTGATCGAACAACTTTCCGGATGGCTGAGCTGCTGAAAGCCCGTTGGGGCACGGTCCAGGATGGAGGCGACATCGACAGCACCAAATCAAAATCCGAAGGAGATCCGGCGCCATGA
- a CDS encoding ATP-binding protein, giving the protein MSQTPFEHTGSLQIGTVDFVSSNEIKVALDIETPESMALNAGGPRPFPRVNSYVLIPVDNGFLVGQIGWLTVERSAFPKRRGMQDFGLIDLPYPLRKLSLNPLGTLRENPNDSDQYVFQRGADALPSVGAAVVLPSERQLRSIVESGERRRVKIGTSPLAGNAKVCVDPNRLFGRHLAVLGNTGSGKSCSIAGLIHWSLEQAQEICSGQPNARFIILDPNGEYSHSFGGENSAIKARIFKVNPAGGECSLKVPLWLWNSAEWCSFTQASAKTQRPLLKRALREVKAGWIGATGSTDEENKLSLRRYLSSTLITLQRDLRSGAIKTDETKFGFRLKAIRDDLEYKQGECATTRLNEISKAIDDALQATHNSFKKEGKQIDYYRAFTEQQVEIVITTIKSSLETLGGITYPEGPDEDVPLFFKGSDLADHLEILSNQENVSQYLDFLISRIRTLLSDSKMNAVIGCDGSITLKQWLTDYIGKDKAEDGSVTVIDLSLVPTEVVHVVTAVIARMVFEALQRYMKINGAALPTVLVMEEAHTFIKRYRDDVENHDAAAVCCQVFEHIAREGRKFGLGLVLSSQRPSELSPTVLSQCNTFLLHRITNDRDQELVHRLVPDNLKGLLRDLPLLPSQSAILLGWASELPILVKMNDLPKSQQPRSDDPDFWGSWVGKDEEGKQMLCSINWLPIVKDWQAGQDGEIEGEDT; this is encoded by the coding sequence ATGAGTCAGACTCCCTTCGAGCACACCGGTAGTCTTCAAATTGGAACCGTAGACTTCGTGTCTTCTAATGAAATAAAAGTCGCTCTTGACATCGAGACTCCCGAATCCATGGCACTAAATGCAGGAGGGCCTCGGCCGTTCCCCCGGGTCAACAGCTATGTTCTAATACCCGTCGACAATGGCTTTCTCGTCGGGCAGATCGGGTGGTTGACTGTCGAACGATCCGCATTCCCAAAAAGGCGTGGGATGCAGGACTTCGGTCTCATCGATCTACCTTACCCGTTACGCAAACTTAGTCTCAATCCGCTTGGTACCCTACGAGAAAATCCCAATGACTCTGATCAATATGTATTCCAGCGAGGTGCTGACGCTTTACCGTCGGTTGGTGCAGCGGTTGTGCTCCCCAGCGAGCGTCAGCTGCGCTCGATTGTTGAGTCCGGGGAACGAAGGCGTGTGAAGATCGGAACAAGCCCTCTCGCTGGCAATGCGAAGGTGTGTGTGGATCCGAACCGGCTGTTCGGTCGTCATCTCGCCGTCCTTGGAAATACAGGCAGCGGCAAGTCCTGCTCAATCGCCGGGCTGATTCACTGGAGCCTTGAACAGGCTCAAGAGATCTGTTCCGGGCAACCTAATGCCAGATTCATCATATTGGACCCAAATGGTGAATATTCTCATTCCTTTGGTGGAGAGAATTCTGCGATCAAAGCACGAATTTTCAAAGTTAATCCAGCGGGCGGTGAGTGTTCACTAAAAGTGCCGCTGTGGCTCTGGAATAGTGCAGAATGGTGCTCGTTCACACAGGCGAGTGCAAAGACACAGAGGCCGCTGCTCAAGCGGGCATTACGTGAGGTCAAGGCGGGTTGGATAGGGGCTACCGGATCGACGGATGAGGAAAATAAACTATCTTTACGCCGATATTTGTCTTCAACACTTATCACATTACAACGTGATCTCCGGTCAGGAGCAATAAAGACCGATGAAACTAAGTTTGGATTTCGCCTGAAGGCGATCCGCGACGATTTGGAGTACAAGCAAGGCGAATGCGCAACCACTCGGCTCAATGAGATCTCCAAGGCGATAGATGATGCTTTGCAGGCAACACATAACTCGTTCAAGAAAGAGGGTAAACAAATCGATTATTACCGCGCTTTTACGGAACAACAAGTCGAAATAGTTATTACTACGATCAAGTCGTCTCTGGAAACGCTTGGAGGGATTACTTATCCGGAAGGGCCGGACGAAGATGTACCTCTATTCTTCAAAGGCTCGGATCTAGCCGACCATCTTGAGATCCTATCTAATCAGGAAAATGTCAGTCAATATCTGGATTTCCTGATCTCCAGGATTCGCACCCTGCTTTCAGATTCAAAAATGAATGCCGTTATTGGCTGTGATGGCAGCATCACCCTCAAGCAATGGCTCACGGATTACATCGGGAAGGATAAAGCTGAAGACGGTTCCGTAACAGTGATCGACCTGTCATTGGTGCCGACAGAGGTCGTTCACGTTGTGACGGCCGTGATAGCCCGTATGGTTTTCGAAGCACTTCAGCGCTACATGAAAATCAATGGTGCTGCCCTCCCGACTGTACTCGTAATGGAAGAGGCACACACGTTCATCAAGCGTTACAGAGACGATGTTGAGAACCACGATGCAGCTGCAGTTTGCTGCCAGGTTTTCGAGCACATCGCTCGCGAAGGACGAAAATTTGGATTAGGGCTTGTGCTTTCGTCTCAACGGCCTTCAGAGCTTTCTCCCACAGTCCTTTCCCAATGCAATACCTTTCTTCTGCACAGGATCACCAACGACCGTGATCAAGAACTTGTCCACCGACTTGTACCCGATAACCTGAAAGGCCTTCTACGAGATCTCCCATTGCTACCGTCTCAAAGTGCAATTCTGCTCGGTTGGGCGTCAGAGTTGCCGATATTGGTGAAGATGAATGATTTGCCCAAATCACAGCAGCCGCGTTCAGATGACCCGGATTTCTGGGGTTCATGGGTGGGCAAAGACGAAGAAGGCAAGCAGATGCTATGTAGCATCAACTGGTTACCCATTGTAAAAGATTGGCAGGCAGGGCAGGATGGTGAGATTGAGGGTGAAGATACATGA
- a CDS encoding TIGR02391 family protein, giving the protein MHRQELNVILAFSGIEYGSDGNFRQREVAKTLDGAERRVKTIQAKFRGRRIHPEVPKYCRAELLQDNYFHAVFEATKGLAQRIRDMSGVQADGAALVDRVFSIDRPLLVLNSLRTETERSEHKGFAMLLKGCFGAARNPLAHEPKILWEGEDDAADYLSLISLLHRKLDDCVPTGLGDTK; this is encoded by the coding sequence ATGCACCGCCAAGAACTCAATGTCATCCTGGCCTTTTCCGGTATCGAATACGGTTCAGATGGGAATTTCCGGCAACGAGAGGTTGCAAAAACACTTGATGGAGCCGAAAGGCGTGTCAAAACGATTCAGGCGAAGTTCCGGGGCCGGCGCATACACCCCGAAGTCCCGAAGTACTGCCGAGCCGAGCTCTTGCAGGACAACTACTTCCACGCAGTCTTTGAGGCGACCAAGGGCCTTGCACAGCGAATCCGCGACATGTCCGGGGTCCAGGCGGATGGAGCTGCACTTGTGGACAGAGTGTTTTCGATCGATCGCCCGCTCCTTGTTCTCAACTCGCTTCGGACCGAGACGGAGAGATCTGAGCACAAAGGCTTTGCTATGCTCCTGAAGGGATGTTTCGGAGCCGCCCGGAATCCCCTGGCTCATGAGCCAAAAATTCTGTGGGAAGGCGAAGACGACGCAGCAGACTACCTATCGCTAATTTCACTTTTACATAGGAAACTGGATGATTGCGTACCAACAGGGCTAGGAGATACGAAATGA